A genome region from Arthrobacter sp. SLBN-100 includes the following:
- a CDS encoding glycoside hydrolase has protein sequence MSQQQASKQAPAPPILPPLRPDAFSTPYHDPVCDGPTDPVLVPDHQTGEWVLFYTQRRAAAPGLTGVEWVHGTAIGMARSSDGGLSWTYQGIVDGLVPPETELPATLWAPDVVRINDQWIMYLTVLGGVRTDWTGTASIVQLASRDLASWEYLGPIDLDSPRVIDAAVARCGDGRYRLWYKDEARGSNTYSAVSDSPEDPSSWALEGLTIPGRPHEGPKAFRMDGAFWMIVDEWRGQGVYRSEDGAGGWIRQDHLGGLILTAPESVDGRAVVGRHADVVPLPPQEDGAERALLVYFTHPHWDGEDIDTMAPDPKTRLSHVRAAVLEVGNGILVCIEP, from the coding sequence GTGTCGCAGCAGCAGGCCAGCAAGCAGGCCCCCGCACCGCCGATCCTTCCTCCCCTGCGCCCGGACGCCTTCAGCACCCCCTACCACGACCCCGTCTGCGACGGCCCCACGGACCCCGTCCTGGTGCCGGACCACCAGACCGGCGAGTGGGTACTGTTCTACACCCAGCGCCGGGCCGCAGCACCAGGCCTCACAGGCGTGGAGTGGGTGCACGGTACGGCCATCGGTATGGCACGGTCCTCCGACGGCGGACTCAGCTGGACCTACCAAGGCATTGTGGACGGACTCGTCCCGCCGGAAACTGAACTGCCCGCAACCCTGTGGGCTCCCGACGTCGTACGGATCAACGACCAGTGGATCATGTACCTGACGGTTCTCGGCGGGGTGCGGACAGACTGGACCGGCACGGCCTCCATCGTGCAGCTCGCCAGCCGCGACCTGGCCAGCTGGGAGTACCTGGGCCCGATCGACCTGGACTCACCCCGCGTGATCGACGCCGCCGTCGCCCGGTGCGGGGACGGCCGCTACCGGCTCTGGTACAAAGACGAAGCCCGCGGGTCCAACACCTACAGCGCGGTCAGCGACAGCCCGGAGGATCCGTCCTCATGGGCTCTTGAAGGACTCACCATCCCGGGCCGTCCGCATGAAGGGCCCAAGGCCTTCCGGATGGACGGTGCGTTCTGGATGATTGTGGACGAGTGGCGCGGCCAGGGCGTCTACCGCTCGGAAGACGGTGCGGGAGGCTGGATCCGGCAGGACCACCTGGGCGGCCTCATTCTCACGGCGCCGGAGTCGGTGGACGGACGGGCCGTCGTCGGACGCCACGCTGACGTGGTCCCCCTTCCCCCGCAGGAGGACGGCGCTGAACGGGCACTGCTGGTGTACTTCACCCACCCGCACTGGGACGGCGAGGACATCGACACCATGGCTCCTGACCCGAAGACCCGCCTCAGCCACGTCCGGGCGGCGGTGCTCGAGGTCGGCAACGGCATCCTGGTCTGCATCGAGCCCTAA
- a CDS encoding ammonium transporter: MDSGNVAWILASSALVCMMIPALALFYGGMVGSRRILNMMMMCFGGASLVAVLWALFGYSMAFGNSVAGMGLIGDVTEFPGMAQLLPADEGASIPVILFAAFQLFFACVTTALVAGAAAGRMKFGAWMLFAGIWATIVYFPIAHWVFAFSSADGSVTGGWIASGIKAIDFAGGTAVHMNAGAAALALALVLGKSSGWPKVEHAKPHSRPLVLVGAGLLWVGWFGFNAGSALSAGQSASVVFLNTAVAASAGLLAWALVERLRHGAATSMGAASGLISALVAITPACGAVSPLGAVAIGAIAGAVCSLAIELKFRLGFDDSLDVVGVHLVGGILGTLLIGLFATDAAPNGVSGLFYGGGVELLGVQALATVSVLVYSFGITWVLAKILDKTIGLRIKPEDELRGIDLAAHSELAYLTDEDPVELGSPQRA; the protein is encoded by the coding sequence ATGGATTCGGGAAATGTCGCTTGGATTCTGGCCAGCTCCGCGCTGGTTTGTATGATGATCCCCGCTTTGGCCCTGTTTTACGGGGGCATGGTGGGGTCGCGCCGCATCCTCAACATGATGATGATGTGCTTCGGCGGCGCCAGCCTGGTGGCCGTCCTGTGGGCGCTCTTCGGCTACTCGATGGCCTTCGGAAACTCGGTGGCGGGCATGGGGCTCATCGGGGACGTCACCGAGTTCCCCGGCATGGCGCAGCTGCTGCCCGCAGATGAGGGGGCATCCATCCCGGTGATCCTCTTCGCCGCGTTCCAGCTGTTCTTCGCCTGCGTTACCACGGCACTGGTTGCCGGAGCCGCAGCCGGGCGGATGAAGTTCGGCGCGTGGATGCTGTTCGCCGGCATCTGGGCCACCATTGTCTACTTCCCCATCGCGCACTGGGTGTTCGCCTTCTCCTCCGCTGACGGCAGCGTGACCGGCGGCTGGATCGCCAGCGGCATCAAGGCAATCGACTTCGCCGGCGGCACCGCGGTGCACATGAACGCCGGCGCTGCGGCCCTGGCCCTGGCATTGGTCCTGGGCAAGAGCTCCGGCTGGCCCAAGGTGGAACACGCCAAGCCGCACAGCCGCCCGCTGGTACTGGTGGGCGCGGGCCTGCTGTGGGTGGGCTGGTTCGGCTTCAACGCCGGCTCGGCACTCTCCGCCGGCCAGTCGGCGTCGGTGGTCTTCCTGAACACCGCTGTTGCTGCTTCCGCAGGCCTCCTCGCCTGGGCCCTTGTTGAGCGGCTCCGCCACGGCGCGGCCACCAGCATGGGCGCGGCATCCGGCCTGATTTCGGCACTGGTTGCCATCACCCCGGCCTGTGGTGCCGTCAGCCCGCTCGGCGCGGTCGCCATCGGCGCGATCGCCGGGGCCGTGTGCTCCCTCGCCATTGAGCTGAAGTTCCGCCTCGGCTTCGACGATTCGCTCGACGTGGTGGGCGTCCACCTCGTGGGCGGCATCCTCGGAACCCTGCTGATCGGCCTGTTTGCCACCGATGCTGCACCCAACGGGGTCAGCGGCCTGTTCTACGGCGGCGGCGTCGAACTCCTGGGTGTCCAGGCGCTGGCAACCGTCTCCGTCCTGGTCTACTCGTTCGGTATCACCTGGGTCCTGGCGAAGATCCTGGACAAGACGATTGGCCTGCGCATCAAGCCGGAAGACGAGCTGCGCGGCATCGACCTCGCCGCCCACTCGGAGCTGGCGTACCTGACGGACGAAGATCCGGTGGAGCTTGGTTCGCCGCAGCGGGCCTAG
- a CDS encoding dihydrofolate reductase family protein, with amino-acid sequence MRTVTYGAACSLDGYIAGSGGAIDWLHFSHDVEEVMAEYWSTVDAVLMGRKTWEFAAAQGMGGESASNERTGIPDVATYIFSRTMTEPPAGVKLVPADAVGFVKQLKEQPGKGICLMGGGELASAFFEAGVIDQISLNVHPVLLGSGAPFFPPQPRRTILELEESRVLGGGCVLMNYRVRH; translated from the coding sequence ATGAGGACCGTGACCTACGGTGCGGCGTGCAGCCTCGACGGCTACATCGCCGGCAGCGGCGGCGCCATCGACTGGCTCCACTTCAGCCATGACGTGGAGGAGGTGATGGCCGAGTACTGGTCGACCGTCGATGCCGTCCTGATGGGCCGGAAGACCTGGGAGTTCGCCGCAGCCCAGGGCATGGGCGGCGAGTCCGCAAGCAACGAGCGCACCGGCATTCCAGACGTGGCCACGTACATCTTCTCCCGCACCATGACGGAACCTCCAGCTGGAGTTAAGCTGGTCCCCGCCGACGCCGTAGGGTTCGTCAAGCAGCTCAAGGAGCAGCCGGGCAAGGGTATCTGCCTGATGGGCGGTGGGGAGCTCGCGTCTGCTTTCTTCGAAGCCGGGGTCATCGACCAGATCAGCCTCAACGTGCATCCGGTGCTGTTGGGGTCCGGGGCTCCGTTCTTCCCGCCCCAACCCCGGCGCACCATCCTCGAACTCGAGGAGTCACGCGTCCTCGGCGGAGGCTGCGTGCTCATGAACTACCGGGTCCGGCACTAA
- a CDS encoding allantoate amidohydrolase produces MSLSQTVPTAEALPSARTSASTVTSLLQDISTIGRDKSRGGYSRAVFSSAETDLRTWFIEQAERRGLDVYTDHNGIIWAWWDTSAGTRRDAVVTGSHLDSVPGGGEYDGPLGVASALVAVDILKARALRPRRPLAIAVFPEEEGSRFGVACLGSRLLTGELDPDKARRLKDPDGNTYADVSAAKGQDPKLIGADYKALQQMGLFVELHVEQGRGLIDLNRPVAIGSSILGHGRWKLSISGQGNHAGTTLMAGRKDPMIAAAKIMVSIRDTARKYRDARATVGRVQPVPGGTNVIASRVDLWIDVRHPDDSVTAALVEAIRLNAGIFAAEEGCAVSLTTESLSPTVHFDGGLRDRLQELLPAAPVLDTGAGHDAGVLSSHIPTAMLFVRNPTGISHSPDELVEDWDAEEGAVALADSLAGLLGEARTVG; encoded by the coding sequence GTGAGCCTTTCACAGACAGTACCCACGGCGGAGGCCCTGCCTTCCGCCAGAACCAGCGCATCCACGGTTACCAGCCTGCTTCAGGACATCTCCACCATCGGCAGGGACAAGTCGCGGGGCGGCTACTCGCGGGCGGTGTTCTCCAGCGCCGAAACGGACCTGCGGACCTGGTTTATCGAGCAGGCCGAACGGCGCGGACTCGACGTTTATACCGACCACAACGGCATCATCTGGGCCTGGTGGGACACCTCCGCCGGCACGCGGAGGGACGCCGTTGTGACCGGAAGCCACCTGGACTCTGTTCCGGGCGGTGGCGAGTACGACGGTCCGCTCGGTGTCGCCTCGGCCCTGGTCGCCGTCGACATCCTGAAGGCCCGCGCGCTCCGTCCCCGCAGGCCGCTGGCCATCGCCGTCTTCCCCGAAGAGGAGGGCTCGCGGTTCGGGGTGGCCTGCCTGGGCTCCCGGCTCCTGACCGGTGAACTGGACCCGGACAAGGCACGCCGCTTGAAGGACCCGGACGGCAACACCTATGCGGACGTCTCGGCCGCGAAAGGGCAGGACCCGAAGCTTATCGGCGCCGATTACAAGGCCCTCCAGCAGATGGGCCTGTTTGTGGAACTGCACGTGGAGCAGGGCAGGGGACTGATCGACCTGAACCGGCCCGTGGCCATCGGCTCCTCGATCCTGGGCCACGGCCGCTGGAAGCTGAGCATTTCCGGGCAGGGCAACCACGCCGGGACCACCCTGATGGCGGGCCGCAAGGATCCGATGATCGCCGCGGCCAAGATCATGGTCAGCATCCGCGATACCGCCAGGAAGTACCGGGACGCGCGGGCCACTGTGGGCAGGGTCCAACCCGTTCCGGGCGGAACGAACGTGATCGCCTCCCGGGTGGACCTCTGGATCGACGTCCGCCACCCGGACGACTCCGTCACCGCGGCCCTGGTCGAAGCCATCCGGCTGAACGCCGGGATCTTCGCCGCGGAGGAAGGATGTGCCGTCAGCCTGACAACGGAATCGCTCAGTCCCACAGTGCATTTCGACGGCGGCCTGCGGGACCGGCTGCAGGAACTGCTTCCCGCCGCGCCGGTCCTGGACACCGGGGCCGGGCACGATGCCGGCGTGCTCAGCAGCCACATCCCCACCGCCATGCTGTTCGTCCGGAACCCTACCGGCATTTCGCACTCGCCGGACGAACTGGTGGAGGACTGGGACGCGGAGGAAGGCGCCGTGGCGCTGGCGGACTCCTTGGCGGGGCTGCTCGGCGAGGCCCGCACCGTCGGTTAG
- a CDS encoding FAD-dependent oxidoreductase, which produces MPEAPSDSSDYVIVGAGLAGAATAWQLAARGHQVTLLERSTPAAHDGSSHGSARIFRYAYPDPFYTRAVLESKALWDGLAAASGTTLITPYGAVDYGPQRNPRLLASVLGGEGVEHELLSAADARARWPQIALDTEVLWHPGAGVIDAEGAVNAMVSLAVGHGGRLLTGWELQSVERTGAGYRLHSSAGETVDAGNVVISAGGWLPGLLGQLSLPAGFLAGLPEITVRQEQAFHFKYKNYDGGAASGAMSPEAAGWPTFIHKAADIQAYGLPGGRDAGFAGQKVAEYNGGRLIPSAREQTGEVDPANRRRVVDYVRRYLPGLHPEPYAETTCLFTNTPNEDFIIDRVENLTVLSPCSGHGAKFAPLIGQWAADLATGAGTVPGRFRMASSTAVTT; this is translated from the coding sequence ATGCCTGAAGCCCCTTCCGACTCCTCCGACTATGTGATCGTGGGCGCCGGCCTCGCCGGCGCCGCCACCGCCTGGCAGCTCGCGGCCCGCGGCCATCAGGTCACCCTCCTGGAACGCAGCACGCCAGCAGCGCATGACGGCAGTTCCCACGGCTCCGCCAGAATCTTCCGCTACGCCTACCCGGACCCCTTTTACACCCGGGCCGTCCTGGAGTCGAAGGCACTCTGGGACGGGCTGGCCGCGGCCTCCGGAACCACCCTGATCACTCCCTACGGTGCCGTGGACTACGGCCCGCAACGCAATCCGCGGCTGCTGGCCTCGGTGCTGGGTGGGGAAGGCGTCGAGCATGAACTCCTGTCCGCGGCCGACGCCCGCGCACGCTGGCCGCAGATTGCCTTGGATACCGAGGTCCTCTGGCACCCCGGTGCGGGGGTGATCGACGCGGAAGGTGCCGTCAACGCGATGGTAAGCCTCGCCGTCGGGCACGGCGGGCGGCTGCTGACCGGCTGGGAGCTGCAGAGCGTGGAGCGGACGGGCGCCGGTTACCGGCTGCATTCCTCTGCAGGGGAGACGGTGGACGCCGGCAACGTAGTGATTAGCGCCGGCGGCTGGCTGCCGGGGCTGCTGGGACAGCTGTCCCTTCCGGCCGGTTTCCTGGCCGGGCTCCCCGAGATCACCGTCCGGCAGGAGCAGGCCTTCCACTTCAAGTACAAGAATTACGACGGCGGCGCGGCTTCCGGTGCCATGAGCCCGGAAGCCGCGGGCTGGCCCACCTTCATCCACAAGGCCGCCGACATCCAGGCCTACGGCCTTCCCGGCGGACGCGACGCCGGTTTCGCCGGGCAGAAAGTGGCCGAGTACAACGGGGGGAGGCTAATCCCATCCGCCCGGGAGCAGACCGGTGAAGTGGATCCGGCCAACCGCCGCCGGGTGGTGGACTACGTCCGCCGCTACCTGCCAGGCCTGCACCCGGAACCCTATGCCGAAACCACCTGCCTGTTCACTAACACCCCCAACGAAGACTTCATCATCGACCGCGTGGAGAACCTCACTGTCCTGTCGCCCTGTTCAGGGCACGGCGCCAAGTTCGCGCCGCTGATCGGCCAGTGGGCCGCGGACCTGGCAACCGGTGCCGGGACAGTTCCCGGGCGGTTCCGGATGGCGTCCTCAACAGCTGTGACCACATAG
- a CDS encoding FMN-binding glutamate synthase family protein, with amino-acid sequence MTITSVPLPAEAPTAAPALDPAAQRPPAQNVAELGLRESATFDRATIADIQRAAATGVYDIRGWGAKRKVPHFDDLLFLGASMSRYPLEGYREKCDTDVVLGDRHASRPLHLQTPVTIAGMSFGALSANAKEALGRGASEVGTSTTTGDGGMTPEERGQSKHLVYQYLPSRYGMNPDDLRKADAIEIVLGQGAKPGGGGMLLGQKITERVAGMRTLPVGIDQRSASRHPDWTGPDDLEIKIGELREITDWKTPVYVKIGASRPYYDTALAVKSGADVVVVDGMQGGTAATQQVFIENVGIPTLAAIPQAVQALQELGVHRKVQLIVSGGIRTGADVAKAMALGADAVAIGTAALIALGDNDPRYAAEYSALGSAAGFYDDFQDGRDPAGITTQDPELASRLDPVAAGKRLANYLRVLTMEAQTIARACGKSHLHNLEPEDLVALTIEASAMARVPLAGTSWIPGQGSF; translated from the coding sequence ATGACCATCACCTCAGTACCGCTCCCCGCTGAAGCACCAACGGCAGCACCCGCACTGGACCCGGCCGCGCAGCGCCCTCCCGCGCAGAACGTGGCCGAACTGGGGCTGCGCGAGTCCGCCACGTTCGACCGCGCCACCATCGCCGACATCCAGCGCGCCGCCGCCACCGGCGTCTACGACATCCGCGGCTGGGGCGCCAAACGCAAGGTCCCGCACTTCGATGACCTGCTCTTCCTCGGCGCCTCCATGTCCCGCTACCCGCTGGAGGGCTACCGCGAAAAGTGCGATACCGACGTCGTCCTCGGTGACCGGCACGCGTCCAGGCCGCTGCACCTGCAGACCCCGGTGACCATCGCCGGCATGAGCTTCGGCGCCCTGTCCGCCAACGCCAAGGAAGCACTGGGCCGCGGCGCCAGCGAGGTGGGCACTTCCACGACCACGGGCGACGGCGGCATGACCCCTGAGGAGCGCGGCCAGTCCAAGCACCTCGTGTACCAGTACCTGCCGTCCCGGTACGGCATGAACCCGGACGACCTGCGCAAGGCCGATGCCATCGAAATCGTGCTGGGCCAGGGCGCCAAGCCTGGCGGCGGCGGCATGCTTCTCGGCCAGAAAATCACTGAACGCGTGGCCGGAATGCGCACCCTGCCGGTGGGCATCGACCAGCGTTCCGCCAGCCGGCACCCCGACTGGACCGGCCCGGACGACCTGGAAATCAAAATCGGGGAACTCCGCGAAATCACCGACTGGAAGACCCCCGTCTACGTCAAGATCGGCGCCTCCCGGCCGTACTACGACACCGCGCTCGCCGTGAAGTCCGGCGCCGATGTGGTGGTGGTGGACGGTATGCAGGGCGGCACCGCCGCCACGCAGCAGGTATTCATCGAAAACGTCGGCATCCCCACCCTCGCCGCCATTCCGCAGGCCGTGCAGGCGCTTCAGGAACTCGGGGTGCACCGCAAGGTCCAGCTCATCGTTTCCGGCGGCATCCGCACCGGGGCAGACGTGGCAAAGGCGATGGCGTTGGGTGCGGACGCGGTGGCCATCGGCACCGCGGCGTTGATCGCCCTGGGTGACAACGATCCCCGTTACGCCGCCGAATACTCCGCCCTGGGCTCCGCCGCCGGCTTCTACGACGACTTCCAGGACGGCCGCGACCCCGCCGGCATCACCACCCAGGACCCGGAACTCGCCTCCCGGCTGGATCCGGTAGCGGCGGGCAAGCGCCTGGCCAACTACCTCCGCGTCCTCACCATGGAAGCCCAGACCATCGCCCGCGCCTGCGGAAAGTCGCACCTGCACAACCTGGAGCCGGAGGACCTGGTGGCGTTGACCATCGAGGCCTCCGCCATGGCCCGGGTGCCGCTGGCCGGCACCAGCTGGATCCCCGGCCAGGGAAGCTTCTGA
- a CDS encoding protein glxC yields MVTLTAPEAPTVGALTETTTVDLAVSAVRELNQAIHDAADGQSWTVTNPGGKHSLAAGINADIKVTIEGHAGYYAAGMHQKGDVVINGNAGVGMAENIMSGRVHVTGDASQSAAATGHGGLVVIDGNAGARCGISMKGVDIVVGGNIGHMSAFMAQAGRLVVCGDAGDALGDSIYEARLYVKGTVASLGADCIEKPLREEHLAELAELLAAAGRTDNPADFKRYGSARNLYHFHVDNSTSY; encoded by the coding sequence ATGGTCACTCTGACAGCTCCCGAAGCCCCCACCGTTGGTGCTCTGACGGAAACCACCACGGTTGACCTCGCCGTCAGCGCCGTCCGCGAACTGAACCAGGCCATCCACGATGCCGCGGACGGACAGTCCTGGACCGTCACCAACCCCGGCGGCAAGCACAGCCTGGCCGCCGGCATCAACGCGGACATCAAGGTGACCATCGAAGGCCACGCCGGCTACTACGCAGCCGGGATGCACCAGAAAGGCGACGTGGTTATCAACGGCAATGCCGGCGTCGGAATGGCCGAGAACATCATGTCTGGCAGGGTGCACGTCACGGGTGACGCCTCCCAGTCCGCCGCGGCGACCGGACACGGCGGCCTGGTGGTCATCGACGGCAACGCCGGTGCACGGTGCGGAATCTCGATGAAGGGCGTGGACATCGTGGTGGGCGGCAACATCGGCCACATGTCCGCGTTTATGGCCCAGGCCGGCCGGCTGGTGGTGTGCGGCGACGCCGGGGACGCGCTGGGCGACTCCATCTACGAGGCGCGCCTTTACGTCAAGGGCACCGTGGCCTCCCTCGGCGCAGACTGCATCGAAAAGCCGCTGCGCGAAGAGCACCTCGCCGAACTCGCGGAACTGCTGGCCGCTGCCGGCCGCACCGACAACCCGGCCGACTTCAAGCGCTACGGATCAGCCCGGAACCTTTACCACTTCCACGTCGACAACTCGACGTCGTACTAG
- a CDS encoding glutamine amidotransferase: protein MCGIAALQLRNPSLYPRMGSLLSSMLCQIVDRGPDSAGLAVYNTPGLVSPGTSTLSLLGKDQGMTTAAITAGVAALLPSDAAAAVKVAGDTTLVSAAVGTDLLVKAVSETLPAATIIGRGEHVAVMKSVGHPMEIAAGHGLQAMAGSQGLSHTRMATESAVTAGGSHPFSVADDLCLVHNGSFSNHATVRRELKREGVVFDSENDTEVGARYVASRLKQGDNLEEALVNLGKVLDGFYTLVVTTADSMAVVRDPIACKPAIIAETDDYVAMASEYRALAGLPGINNARIFEPEPGKVYTWSL, encoded by the coding sequence ATGTGCGGAATCGCCGCGCTGCAGCTGCGCAACCCCTCGCTGTATCCCCGGATGGGCAGCCTGCTGTCCTCGATGCTCTGCCAGATCGTGGACCGCGGACCGGACTCCGCCGGCCTCGCCGTCTACAACACCCCCGGCCTGGTTTCCCCCGGGACGTCCACACTGAGCCTCCTCGGCAAGGACCAGGGAATGACGACGGCGGCCATCACCGCAGGCGTCGCCGCGCTCCTTCCCTCTGATGCGGCAGCAGCCGTCAAAGTGGCGGGCGACACCACCCTGGTGAGTGCCGCCGTCGGGACTGACCTGCTGGTGAAAGCAGTCAGCGAAACCCTGCCCGCCGCCACCATCATCGGACGCGGCGAGCACGTCGCCGTGATGAAGAGCGTTGGCCACCCGATGGAGATCGCCGCCGGGCATGGACTCCAAGCCATGGCCGGAAGCCAGGGGCTGTCCCACACCCGGATGGCCACAGAATCCGCTGTCACGGCCGGCGGCTCACATCCCTTCTCAGTGGCCGATGACCTGTGCCTGGTCCACAACGGCTCCTTCTCCAACCACGCCACCGTCCGCCGCGAACTCAAGCGCGAGGGCGTGGTGTTCGATTCGGAGAACGACACCGAAGTGGGCGCCCGTTACGTCGCCTCCCGGCTGAAGCAGGGCGACAACCTCGAGGAAGCACTGGTGAACCTGGGCAAGGTCCTGGACGGCTTCTACACCCTGGTAGTCACAACGGCGGACAGCATGGCCGTGGTCCGCGACCCCATTGCCTGCAAGCCGGCCATCATCGCCGAAACGGACGACTACGTGGCCATGGCCTCCGAATACCGCGCCCTGGCCGGCCTGCCCGGCATCAACAACGCCCGCATCTTTGAACCGGAACCCGGAAAGGTCTACACATGGTCACTCTGA
- the glnT gene encoding type III glutamate--ammonia ligase: MPESTGRISLADIAKAHDVRFLLATFVDMTGKPCAKLVPVEAADELENGAMGFAGYAAGLMGQKPQDPDLIAIPDLASFTPVPFIKEGLAIIHCDPHVDGKPWPYAPRVILKNTLARLAEKGMQAKVGAEVEYFLVKKNDDGTLSTADDKDDSPRPCYDARGVTRMYDHLTSISDAMNSLGWGNYANDHEDAAGQFEQNFNYADALTTADRVVSLRYILNILAGQRGMTATFMPKPFTDRTGTGLHFHLSLWSGAEALFPSEGADDGGRGLGLSGLACSFIAGVLEHAPALQAFLAPTVNSYKRTGATTSSSGATWSPRKASFGGNDRTHMIRVPDNKRIELRSGDGSANPYLAIATAIAAGLDGVEKSLDPGQPSGPGESKPDAHLLPATLLHAVESLRKDPVILASLSGDPAIGSYYADAKEEEFLSWHNQVSDWEIRAYLTSI, from the coding sequence GTGCCCGAGAGCACCGGCCGTATTTCCCTTGCGGACATCGCCAAGGCACACGACGTCCGCTTCCTGCTGGCCACCTTCGTGGACATGACGGGCAAGCCCTGCGCGAAGCTGGTCCCGGTGGAAGCCGCCGATGAACTTGAAAACGGTGCCATGGGCTTCGCCGGCTACGCCGCGGGTTTGATGGGCCAGAAGCCGCAGGACCCGGACCTGATCGCCATCCCGGATCTCGCGTCCTTCACGCCGGTGCCCTTCATCAAGGAGGGCCTGGCCATCATCCACTGCGACCCCCACGTTGACGGCAAGCCCTGGCCCTACGCCCCGCGCGTCATCCTGAAAAACACCCTCGCCCGCCTGGCAGAGAAGGGAATGCAGGCAAAGGTGGGTGCCGAAGTCGAATACTTCCTGGTGAAAAAGAACGACGACGGGACGCTGAGTACCGCCGACGACAAGGACGATTCGCCCCGCCCCTGCTACGACGCCCGCGGCGTCACCCGGATGTACGACCACCTCACCTCCATCTCCGATGCGATGAACAGCCTGGGCTGGGGCAACTACGCCAACGACCACGAGGACGCCGCCGGCCAGTTCGAGCAGAACTTCAACTACGCGGACGCCCTCACCACGGCTGACCGGGTGGTGTCCCTCCGCTACATCCTGAACATCCTGGCCGGGCAGCGCGGCATGACCGCCACGTTTATGCCCAAGCCCTTCACCGACCGCACCGGCACGGGCCTGCACTTCCACCTGTCCCTGTGGTCGGGTGCCGAGGCGTTGTTCCCGAGTGAGGGCGCGGACGACGGCGGCCGCGGCCTTGGGCTTTCCGGCCTCGCCTGTTCGTTTATCGCCGGCGTCCTTGAGCATGCCCCGGCACTGCAGGCGTTCCTCGCCCCGACCGTGAACTCCTACAAAAGGACCGGCGCCACCACCAGCTCCTCCGGCGCCACCTGGTCGCCGCGGAAGGCATCCTTCGGCGGGAATGACCGCACGCACATGATCCGGGTGCCGGACAACAAGCGGATCGAGCTGCGCTCCGGAGATGGTTCCGCCAACCCGTACCTCGCCATCGCCACAGCCATTGCCGCCGGGCTGGACGGCGTGGAGAAGTCCCTGGACCCGGGCCAGCCGTCCGGGCCGGGGGAGTCCAAACCCGACGCGCACCTTCTCCCGGCCACCCTGCTCCACGCCGTGGAATCCCTGCGGAAGGACCCCGTCATCCTGGCCAGCCTCAGCGGCGATCCGGCCATCGGCAGCTACTACGCGGACGCCAAGGAAGAGGAATTCCTGAGCTGGCACAACCAGGTCAGCGACTGGGAAATCCGCGCGTATTTGACATCCATCTAA
- a CDS encoding helix-turn-helix domain-containing protein, producing MTDHAREEVAGKLEQVIATQLRRYRTSQGLSSAELAARTGLSKAMISKIETASTSCSLTTLQRLADGLEIPVTALFRGADTDRDATFTKNGQGSLTVRSGTQHGHEYRVLGTLKGRTDALEPTLVTLTDASDVFPLFQHPGTEFIYMLAGRMVYGHGQYEYTMEPGDSLLLDGEGPHGPLELQELPIRFLAVAAK from the coding sequence ATGACAGACCATGCCCGGGAAGAGGTTGCGGGAAAACTCGAACAGGTGATCGCAACCCAGCTGCGGCGGTACCGCACCTCCCAAGGCCTGTCCTCCGCGGAACTTGCTGCCCGCACCGGGCTCTCCAAAGCGATGATCTCGAAGATTGAAACGGCCAGCACTTCCTGTTCGCTGACCACGCTGCAACGCCTCGCCGACGGGCTCGAGATCCCGGTGACGGCCCTTTTCCGCGGTGCGGACACCGACCGCGACGCCACGTTCACCAAGAACGGCCAGGGCAGCCTCACCGTCCGCAGCGGCACCCAGCACGGGCATGAATACCGCGTGCTGGGTACCTTGAAGGGCCGAACGGATGCGCTGGAGCCAACCCTCGTGACCCTGACGGATGCCTCGGACGTTTTCCCGCTCTTCCAGCACCCGGGGACGGAATTTATCTACATGCTCGCCGGCAGGATGGTCTACGGCCACGGCCAGTACGAATACACCATGGAGCCGGGAGACTCGCTCCTCCTCGATGGCGAGGGCCCGCACGGCCCGCTCGAGCTTCAGGAGCTCCCTATCCGGTTCCTGGCCGTCGCCGCGAAGTAG